From the genome of Perca flavescens isolate YP-PL-M2 chromosome 12, PFLA_1.0, whole genome shotgun sequence, one region includes:
- the fcer1gl gene encoding Fc receptor, IgE, high affinity I, gamma polypeptide like isoform X2 codes for MAHASLIAVFLIICPTCAEAISDMNVCFILDGILILYGVILTVLYCRLRMGPAKKTPVNPAEKQPAEGGIYAGLTSQSTDTYETIKMDKKPIV; via the exons ATGGCACACGCATCGCTCATCGCTGTCTTTCTGATTATCTGTCCCACCTGCGCCG AGGCCATCAGCGACATGAACGTGTGTTTCATCCTGGATGGGATTCTCATCCTTTATGGTGTCATTCTCACCGTCCTATACTGCAGACTGAGG ATGGGCCCAGCCAAGAAAACGCCTGTCAACCCCGCTGAG AAGCAGCCCGCTGAGGGAGGCATCTATGCG GGTCTGACCTCTCAAAGCACCGATACCTACGAGACCATCAAAATGGATAAAAAGCCTATTGTCTGA
- the fcer1gl gene encoding Fc receptor, IgE, high affinity I, gamma polypeptide like isoform X3 produces the protein MVLTFTGFENISTKDRQCVFFFSHNTLRGTSVKRGWQCGRRVVSHFEKNGQSPGLPVRCCSQSSLQRAFFFFFFKEISLTADKGASKQTLHLIYSSVEAISDMNVCFILDGILILYGVILTVLYCRLRMGPAKKTPVNPAEKQPAEGGIYAVRVLIVMIKKTFKKALEGKVTA, from the exons ATGGTGTTGACATTCACTGGATTTGAGAATATTTCAACCAAAGATaggcagtgtgtgttttttttttctcacaatacCTTAAGAGGAACTTCTGTGAAGAGAGGATGGCAGTGTGGGAGGCGTGTGGTttcacattttgaaaaaaacggACAGAGCCCCGGACTTCCTGTTCGCTGCTGTTCACAGAGCTCACTTCagagggctttttttttttttttttttaaagagatcTCGCTGACAGCCGACAAGGGAGCATCAAAACAGACCCTTCATCTTATCTACAGCTCAGTCG AGGCCATCAGCGACATGAACGTGTGTTTCATCCTGGATGGGATTCTCATCCTTTATGGTGTCATTCTCACCGTCCTATACTGCAGACTGAGG ATGGGCCCAGCCAAGAAAACGCCTGTCAACCCCGCTGAG AAGCAGCCCGCTGAGGGAGGCATCTATGCGGTGAGAGTTCTCATTGTAATgattaaaaagacatttaaaaaggcACTTGAAGGAAAAGTGACAGCTTAA
- the fcer1gl gene encoding Fc receptor, IgE, high affinity I, gamma polypeptide like isoform X1 produces MAHASLIAVFLIICPTCAEAISDMNVCFILDGILILYGVILTVLYCRLRMGPAKKTPVNPAEKQPAEGGIYAVRVLIVMIKKTFKKALEGKVTA; encoded by the exons ATGGCACACGCATCGCTCATCGCTGTCTTTCTGATTATCTGTCCCACCTGCGCCG AGGCCATCAGCGACATGAACGTGTGTTTCATCCTGGATGGGATTCTCATCCTTTATGGTGTCATTCTCACCGTCCTATACTGCAGACTGAGG ATGGGCCCAGCCAAGAAAACGCCTGTCAACCCCGCTGAG AAGCAGCCCGCTGAGGGAGGCATCTATGCGGTGAGAGTTCTCATTGTAATgattaaaaagacatttaaaaaggcACTTGAAGGAAAAGTGACAGCTTAA
- the LOC114565148 gene encoding LOW QUALITY PROTEIN: vang-like protein 2 (The sequence of the model RefSeq protein was modified relative to this genomic sequence to represent the inferred CDS: deleted 2 bases in 1 codon), with the protein MDNESQYSGYSYKSSHSRSSRKHRDRRDRHRSKSRDGSRGEKSVTIQTPGEPLLDAESTRGDDRDDNWGETTTVVTGTSEHSISNEDLTRVTKELEESTPLECKRFIGPALGGCLSFFALVTPLAFLILPQVLWRDTLEPCGTPCEGLYVSLAFKLLVLLISSWALFLRPPRATLPRFFVFRCLLMVLVFLFVASYWLFYGVRVLEPRERDYRGIVEYAASLVDALLFIQYLALVLLEVRHLQPAFCLKVVRSTDGASKFYNVGHLSIQRAAVWVLDRYYSDFSVYNPALLNLPKSILSKKMTGFKVYSLDESTTNNSSGQSRAMIAAAARRRDNSHNEFYYEEAEMDRRVRKRKARLVVAVEEAFTHIKRLHEDEVASSPKHPREVMDPREAAQAIFAPMARAMQKYLRTTRQQAFHSMESILTHLQFCITHNMTPRAFLERYLSPGPTMQYQQQNGRGRQWTLVSEEPVTSALRQGLVFSLRRLDFSLVVTVTPLPFLRLGEEFIDPKSHKFVMRLQSETSV; encoded by the exons ATGGACAACGAGTCGCAGTACTCGGGCTACTCTTACAAGTCCTCACACTCCCGAAGCTCCCGAAAGCACAG GGATCGGAGGGATCGCCACCGCTCTAAGAGCCGAGATGGCAGTCGTGGAGAAAAGTCGGTCACCATCCAGACTCCTGGAGAGCCGCTGCTGGATGCAGAGTCAACCCGCGGAGATGACCGG GATGATAACTGGGGTGAGACCACCACAGTCGTCACCGGCACCTCAGAACACAGCATCTCTAACGAGGACCTGACCCGCGTCACCAAAGAGTTGGAGGAGTCGACTCCGCTGGAGTGCAAGCGCTTCATTGGCCCGGCTCTGGGAGGCTGCCTGAGCTTCTTCGCCCTGGTCACGCCGCTAGCCTTCCTCATCCTCCCGCAGGTGCTGTGGCGGGACACCTTGGAGCCCTGCGGGACGCCCTGCGAGGGCCTGTACGTCTCCCTGGCCTTCAAGCTGCTGGTCCTGCTCATCTCGTCCTGGGCGCTGTTTCTCCGGCCGCCCCGCGCCACGCTGCCGCGCTTCTTTGTCTTCCGCTGCCTGCTGATGGTGCTGGTGTTCCTGTTCGTAGCGTCCTACTGGCTGTTCTACGGCGTGCGGGTGCTGGAGCCCAGGGAGCGGGACTACAGGGGGATCGTGGAGTACGCTGCCTCGCTGGTAGACGCCTTGCTCTTCATACAGTACCTGGCTCTGGTTCTGCTGGAGGTCCGACACCTGCAGCCCGCC TTTTGCCTCAAGGTGGTCCGGAGCACGGACGGTGCCAGCAAGTTCTACAACGTGGGTCACCTCAG TATCCAGCGGGCAGCTGTCTGGGTGTTGGACCGTTATTACAGCGACTTCTCCGTCTACAACCCTGCCCTGCTCAACCTGCCCAAGTCCATCCTGTCCAAGAAGATGACCGGCTTCAAGGTTTACTCCCTGGACG AAAGCACCACCAATAACTCATCGGGCCAGTCCCGGGCCATGATAGCAGCTGCCGCCCGCCGGAGAGACAACTCCCACAACGAGTTCTACTACGAGGAGGCCGAGATGGACCGCAGGGTTCGCAAACGCAAGGCCAG GTTGGTCGTGGCGGTGGAAGAGGCCTTCACACACATCAAGCGTCTCCACGAAGACGAGGTCGCCTCGTCCCCCAAACACCCGAGGGAGGTGATGGACCCTCGGGAGGCGGCTCAGGCCATCTTCGCCCCGATGGCCCGAGCCATGCAGAAATACCTGAGAACCACCCGGCAGCAGGCCTTCCACAGCATGGAGAGCATCCTCACACACCTGCAGTTctgcatcacacacaacatgacGCCCAGG GCGTTCCTGGAGCGGTACCTCTCCCCGGGCCCCACCATGCAGTACCAGCAGCAGAACGGCAGGGGGCGCCAGTGGACCTTAGTGAGCGAGGAGCCGGTGACCTCGGCCCTGCGCCAGGGTCTGGTCTTCTCCCTGCGACGCCTGGACTTTTCCCTGGTCGTCACGGTGACGCCGCTGCCCTTCCTGCGGCTCGGGGAGGAGTTCATCGACCCGAAGAGCCACAAGTTCGTCATGAGGCTGCAGTCGGAGACCTCGGTGTGA